One genomic region from Leptospira montravelensis encodes:
- a CDS encoding DNA polymerase domain-containing protein — translation METFKGYLFDIYHSEQKIYLWLRSLEGELRLFSDEFLPTIYIDAPQNILQKLVKRFYELDALAEIPTFVEKQLFYENRTVSVLKLVISKPQLLPKITQKLFYLYGKYDIYHSDIEITTGYMVEKEIYPLAYLEVSYETKNALNQIKKIQSFTNITDLDYEIPNFRTVSLYLEKSHRIPLGNNTLIVETHSDKYKLPTNDSKNLIQKLNQIFIKHDPDIVLTAYGDQILFPYLFKTSQDNHLTTEFDRDKTSIIRRSIQTQGTSFNTYGTIVFRAPSYPLFGRWHIDSKNGFVYKEADLMGIIELARISRLPIQKMARASTGKALTYIEVDVALRLNYLVPWQKSALEAPKTALDLLNADKGGLVFQADIQNGFVLENVAQLDFSQMYPNVMVTHNISPETINCLCCQDDSEIERVPSLGYRICKKRNGVVSLALAHIIERRTHYKKQIKDKNIINKHYIEQKQSSLKWMLVTSFGYLGYRNAKFGKLESHEAVTAFGREKLLMAKEIAEDQGYNLVHAITDCIFIQKKDKSPINEKNLLEICETIKQKTKITMEVEGIFSWLSFPPSTQDEKMPVANRYMGRFISGHFKGRGIAIRRKDFPRYIKVAQDEMIRWMCQFETIAEMQSHEDEILEIFKKFDTPLSKGEVHWKDLLILRSTSQDPEGYSVDAPSAVAVKDLLEMGIHVQAGEKIRYLVVNKQSERKGERYKTEERIETKYQTNILIYDKNHYRKLLLSSFKEIWISIATFNNFNELISDEPLLPFQF, via the coding sequence ATGGAAACATTCAAAGGTTACCTGTTTGATATCTACCACTCAGAACAAAAAATTTACCTTTGGTTAAGGTCTCTTGAAGGAGAGCTAAGATTATTCTCCGATGAGTTTTTACCAACAATCTATATTGACGCACCCCAAAACATTCTCCAAAAGTTAGTCAAACGATTCTATGAGTTGGATGCCTTAGCAGAAATTCCAACCTTTGTAGAAAAACAACTGTTTTATGAAAATAGAACAGTTTCTGTACTAAAATTAGTAATCTCCAAACCACAACTCTTACCAAAAATCACCCAAAAACTTTTTTATCTCTATGGAAAATACGATATCTATCACTCAGATATAGAAATTACCACAGGTTATATGGTAGAAAAAGAAATTTACCCACTGGCATATTTAGAAGTCAGCTATGAAACAAAAAATGCATTAAACCAAATCAAAAAAATTCAAAGTTTCACAAATATCACAGACTTAGATTACGAAATCCCAAACTTCAGAACTGTTTCTCTTTACCTAGAAAAAAGCCACAGGATTCCTCTTGGGAATAATACACTCATTGTAGAAACTCATTCCGACAAGTACAAACTACCCACAAATGATTCTAAAAACTTAATCCAAAAATTAAATCAAATCTTTATAAAACATGATCCCGATATTGTTCTCACAGCCTACGGCGATCAAATCCTATTTCCTTACCTCTTCAAAACTTCACAAGACAACCACCTAACAACAGAATTTGATAGAGATAAAACAAGCATCATCAGGCGCTCCATACAAACACAAGGAACTAGCTTCAATACCTACGGAACCATCGTATTCAGAGCCCCCAGTTACCCACTTTTTGGTCGCTGGCATATTGATTCAAAAAACGGTTTTGTTTATAAAGAAGCCGACCTTATGGGAATCATCGAACTGGCTCGAATCTCTCGTTTACCAATCCAAAAAATGGCAAGAGCATCCACAGGAAAAGCTCTCACTTACATTGAAGTCGATGTGGCCTTAAGATTGAACTATCTTGTTCCTTGGCAAAAAAGTGCATTAGAAGCCCCAAAAACAGCATTGGATCTTTTAAATGCCGACAAAGGTGGGTTAGTTTTTCAAGCAGACATTCAAAACGGTTTTGTATTAGAAAATGTGGCTCAATTAGATTTTTCTCAAATGTATCCCAACGTAATGGTGACACACAATATATCTCCCGAAACCATCAACTGTTTATGTTGCCAAGATGATTCCGAAATCGAAAGAGTTCCTTCCCTTGGATATAGAATCTGCAAAAAAAGAAACGGAGTTGTTTCTTTGGCACTAGCGCATATCATCGAACGTAGGACTCATTACAAAAAACAAATCAAGGACAAAAACATTATCAATAAACATTACATCGAACAAAAACAATCCAGTTTAAAATGGATGTTGGTTACCTCTTTCGGTTATCTGGGTTACCGGAATGCAAAATTTGGAAAACTAGAAAGCCATGAAGCTGTCACCGCTTTCGGAAGAGAAAAATTACTTATGGCAAAAGAAATTGCAGAAGACCAAGGTTACAACTTAGTACATGCCATTACCGATTGTATCTTCATTCAAAAAAAAGACAAATCACCCATTAACGAAAAAAACCTCTTAGAAATTTGTGAAACGATAAAACAAAAAACAAAAATAACAATGGAAGTGGAAGGTATCTTTTCTTGGTTATCTTTTCCACCATCCACTCAAGATGAAAAAATGCCAGTTGCTAACCGTTATATGGGAAGGTTCATCAGCGGCCACTTCAAAGGAAGGGGAATTGCCATTCGAAGAAAAGACTTTCCTCGTTACATAAAGGTAGCACAAGATGAAATGATTCGATGGATGTGTCAGTTTGAAACCATAGCGGAAATGCAATCACATGAAGATGAAATTTTAGAAATCTTCAAAAAATTTGATACCCCTCTTTCAAAAGGAGAAGTTCACTGGAAGGACCTCCTTATCCTCAGATCCACATCTCAAGATCCAGAGGGTTATAGTGTCGATGCCCCGAGTGCAGTGGCAGTCAAAGACCTTTTAGAAATGGGAATTCATGTCCAAGCTGGTGAAAAAATTCGTTATTTGGTAGTAAACAAACAGTCGGAACGAAAAGGAGAAAGATACAAAACAGAAGAAAGAATAGAAACAAAATACCAGACAAACATTCTGATCTACGACAAAAACCATTACCGAAAATTATTACTTTCCTCGTTCAAAGAAATCTGGATAAGCATCGCAACTTTCAATAACTTTAATGAACTCATTAGCGACGAACCGTTATTACCATTTCAATTTTAG
- a CDS encoding penicillin-binding protein activator LpoB, whose amino-acid sequence MRLLLFLIFFSFLFVSCSSVSYQKIDKAKATKQWGVLEVKETARSMSHSLSNYYKSDLKSGYLEWKAIQNSTSEHIDTKLISNEILNQLTKDKIPFVDTSIREEASAEMAFGKTGMVSTDSRLAVGKFKSPSHKIKGEINEVVNFESGSRIQYITVTLFLVSMETNQIVWSEQTNFLKTSKVEGYGL is encoded by the coding sequence ATGCGCCTTTTATTATTTCTCATTTTCTTTTCATTTTTATTTGTTAGCTGCTCTTCTGTTTCCTACCAAAAAATAGACAAAGCCAAGGCCACCAAACAGTGGGGAGTTTTGGAAGTAAAAGAAACGGCTCGTAGTATGAGCCATTCCTTATCTAACTATTATAAGTCAGATTTGAAATCTGGGTATTTAGAGTGGAAGGCAATCCAAAATTCTACCTCAGAACATATTGATACAAAACTCATTAGTAATGAAATTTTAAATCAACTTACAAAAGATAAAATTCCGTTTGTGGATACTTCCATTCGAGAGGAAGCAAGCGCCGAGATGGCTTTTGGAAAAACGGGCATGGTTTCAACTGATTCGCGTTTGGCGGTAGGAAAGTTTAAATCACCTTCTCATAAAATAAAAGGTGAAATTAATGAAGTGGTAAATTTCGAATCGGGGTCTCGCATCCAATACATTACAGTGACACTATTTCTTGTCAGTATGGAGACCAATCAAATTGTTTGGTCAGAACAAACCAACTTTTTAAAAACAAGTAAAGTAGAAGGTTATGGCCTCTGA
- the purL gene encoding phosphoribosylformylglycinamidine synthase subunit PurL has translation MEKEKVNLEDAKEHGLTETEFVEIQKILGRMPNSTELGIFSAMWSEHCSYKNSILKLKTLPTKSDKLLAQAGEENAGAMDIGDGLAVVFKIESHNHPTAVEPYQGAATGVGGIMRDIFTMGARPITSLNSLRFGDPKEPRNKYLLTRAVKGIGDYGNSLGIAVGGGELFIHPTFTKNPLVNAMTVGIARHDQMASASTKGKVGYKVYIVGATTGRDGIHGASFASKDLTKESEEKRSAVQVGDPFMEKLLMEASLEAIQKNLLVGIQDMGAAGISCATSEMSAKGKTGMDVDLDKVPLRESDMNAYEIMLSESQERMLVIPETGKEEELVSIFHKWGLNAVEIGTVTGDGILRIKKDGKLKAEIPADSLVLGGGAPRYVREEKRPTYLDEVTKFDPTKINDLSKDTVSQTLNTLLASLNISSRRPLYEQYDTEVGLVKVVEPGEDGGLVRIPGTKKGIAVATDCNSRYTYLNPYEGAQIAVCESARNVASTGAEPYGVTNNLNFGNPYIPENYYIFSECVRGLGDACRFLGLPVTGGNVSFYNESPEGPVFPTPTIGMVGVIDDVAKGLHTYPRTEEEVLYALVGEFQPTISASEYLYRFHGLDTGKIPNISLAKEKASIDTLISCRKEGLLTSAKDLSLGGLLVALAKIVISGNRGLEVNLEELQKRFKRLDELCFGETGASFVISFLVKDEEKVKAKYTQAGLGFSTLGKSNSKSSLSVKGNGFQWEWTSKSLETEFESGLKTYFE, from the coding sequence ATGGAAAAAGAGAAAGTGAATCTGGAAGATGCAAAAGAACATGGTCTTACGGAAACTGAATTTGTAGAAATTCAAAAGATCTTGGGAAGAATGCCTAACTCCACAGAACTGGGAATTTTCTCCGCCATGTGGTCGGAACACTGCTCTTATAAAAATTCAATTTTAAAATTAAAAACCCTACCGACAAAATCGGATAAACTCCTCGCTCAGGCAGGAGAAGAAAATGCGGGAGCGATGGATATCGGCGACGGACTTGCCGTTGTCTTCAAAATCGAAAGCCACAACCATCCAACAGCGGTAGAACCTTACCAAGGTGCGGCCACTGGTGTTGGTGGGATCATGCGAGATATTTTTACAATGGGAGCTCGTCCCATCACTTCTCTCAACTCACTTAGGTTTGGTGATCCAAAAGAACCACGTAACAAGTATTTGCTTACTCGTGCTGTCAAAGGAATCGGAGACTATGGCAACTCACTTGGGATTGCTGTAGGTGGTGGCGAATTATTCATCCATCCCACGTTTACCAAAAATCCACTGGTCAATGCCATGACTGTAGGAATTGCCCGACATGACCAAATGGCCTCTGCTTCAACCAAAGGAAAAGTAGGATACAAAGTTTACATCGTGGGTGCCACAACGGGTCGGGATGGGATCCACGGGGCCAGTTTTGCCTCCAAAGACCTAACCAAAGAATCCGAAGAAAAAAGATCCGCCGTGCAAGTCGGTGATCCCTTTATGGAAAAACTTCTGATGGAAGCCTCTCTGGAAGCCATCCAAAAGAATCTCCTTGTAGGAATCCAAGATATGGGTGCTGCCGGAATATCTTGTGCAACATCCGAGATGAGTGCCAAAGGAAAAACCGGAATGGATGTGGACTTAGACAAAGTCCCTCTCCGTGAATCGGATATGAATGCTTACGAAATTATGTTATCCGAATCCCAAGAACGAATGCTTGTCATTCCAGAAACGGGAAAAGAAGAAGAACTAGTTTCTATCTTTCATAAATGGGGCCTAAATGCCGTGGAAATAGGAACGGTTACCGGTGACGGAATCCTTCGCATTAAAAAAGACGGAAAACTCAAAGCAGAAATCCCAGCCGACTCACTGGTCCTTGGTGGTGGTGCTCCCAGGTATGTGAGAGAAGAAAAAAGACCGACTTACCTCGATGAGGTAACAAAGTTTGATCCAACAAAAATAAATGACTTATCCAAAGACACGGTTTCCCAAACTCTAAATACCCTCCTTGCTTCTTTAAATATCAGTTCGAGGCGACCTCTCTATGAGCAGTATGATACAGAAGTGGGACTTGTGAAAGTGGTAGAACCTGGTGAAGACGGAGGCCTTGTACGCATCCCTGGAACTAAAAAAGGAATTGCTGTCGCAACAGACTGTAACTCGCGTTATACCTATCTAAACCCATACGAAGGGGCACAAATTGCTGTATGTGAATCTGCAAGAAACGTAGCCTCTACGGGTGCAGAACCTTACGGAGTCACAAACAACCTTAATTTTGGAAACCCATACATCCCAGAAAACTATTATATCTTTAGTGAATGTGTGAGAGGACTTGGGGATGCATGTCGTTTTCTTGGCCTTCCCGTGACCGGAGGAAACGTATCCTTTTATAATGAATCTCCAGAAGGACCTGTGTTCCCAACACCTACCATTGGTATGGTGGGAGTGATTGATGATGTGGCAAAAGGCCTTCACACCTACCCGCGGACAGAGGAAGAAGTTTTGTATGCCCTTGTGGGAGAATTCCAACCAACAATTTCGGCATCAGAATACCTTTACCGTTTTCATGGTCTAGATACGGGAAAAATTCCGAATATTTCTCTCGCCAAAGAAAAAGCAAGTATTGATACACTCATCTCTTGTCGCAAAGAAGGACTTCTCACTTCCGCAAAAGATCTGTCACTCGGTGGACTCCTTGTAGCACTTGCAAAAATTGTAATTTCCGGAAATAGAGGATTGGAAGTAAACCTAGAAGAACTTCAGAAAAGATTCAAACGGCTCGACGAACTTTGTTTTGGTGAAACAGGAGCATCCTTTGTGATTAGTTTTCTTGTGAAAGACGAAGAGAAAGTCAAAGCAAAATATACCCAGGCGGGACTTGGTTTTTCAACTTTAGGTAAATCCAATTCTAAATCCTCTCTTTCTGTTAAAGGAAATGGATTCCAATGGGAATGGACTTCTAAATCTTTAGAGACAGAATTTGAATCTGGTCTAAAAACCTATTTCGAATAG
- a CDS encoding flavin reductase family protein — translation MPASIDQFKTSLSLWASGVCVITYASSNKKGGITVSSFSSVSLEPPLVLFCLAKDSSAKEPIEKTGNFVVNILSAEQKQISADFASGSLDKAVVLEGLKPGTLSTGAPVLPDTLASLDCTVNQTIDAGDHWILIGLVEAVVTREGSPLLYFNRNYRELV, via the coding sequence ATGCCGGCATCGATAGACCAATTTAAAACTTCACTTTCTCTTTGGGCCAGTGGCGTTTGTGTGATTACATATGCATCATCGAATAAAAAAGGAGGAATTACTGTTTCTAGTTTTTCTTCTGTTTCCTTAGAACCGCCGTTAGTTTTATTCTGTTTGGCAAAAGATTCCAGTGCCAAAGAACCCATCGAAAAAACGGGAAACTTCGTGGTGAATATTCTTTCTGCTGAACAAAAACAAATTTCCGCTGATTTTGCTTCTGGTTCCCTGGACAAAGCGGTTGTTTTGGAAGGACTAAAACCAGGAACACTTTCTACCGGTGCACCGGTTTTACCGGATACCTTGGCCTCACTTGACTGTACAGTGAACCAAACTATTGATGCCGGGGACCATTGGATCCTCATAGGTCTTGTGGAGGCAGTGGTCACGAGAGAAGGTTCTCCCCTCCTCTACTTCAATCGAAATTATAGGGAACTCGTTTAA
- a CDS encoding Fur family transcriptional regulator: protein MKALTKHRELIFNDLRERKDHPTAKMVFESVRGKADKISFATVYNSLEYLVEHKMVNKLNIESDSVRYDAFLDNHSHLLCTECGKVLDVPPLKLSDDADLQSLGFQVKHVDIVVTGTCSSCHSL from the coding sequence ATGAAAGCACTCACAAAACATAGAGAACTAATTTTTAACGACCTAAGAGAAAGAAAAGACCACCCCACAGCAAAGATGGTTTTTGAATCGGTAAGAGGAAAGGCTGACAAAATCAGTTTTGCTACTGTTTATAATTCCTTGGAATACTTGGTAGAACACAAGATGGTAAACAAACTCAATATCGAATCGGATTCGGTTCGTTATGATGCCTTTTTGGACAACCATTCGCATTTGCTCTGCACTGAATGTGGGAAGGTTTTGGACGTACCTCCTCTAAAACTCAGTGATGATGCGGATCTGCAAAGCCTAGGTTTCCAAGTCAAACACGTGGATATCGTGGTGACAGGAACCTGTTCTTCTTGCCATTCTCTGTAA
- the mutL gene encoding DNA mismatch repair endonuclease MutL: MGIIHSLSADLINQIAAGEVIESTHSILKELIENSIDAGASKIEIATDSAGFGRILVSDNGHGIQKEDLPLAIKRYATSKIQDFHDLEHLFTFGFRGEALASIASVSRMVLESGTEGNRTAYRVTVEEGKIVKEEEIPFFLGTKIEIKDLFYNTPVRRKFLKTETGEEKKNRARVQTMAVSEPSIGFRYLQNGKEVLNVVPEEGLERVLSVYGENLRDHLLPVNSSRNGMTLRGWISHPDFYKSSRTGQFFFVNNRSVELKFSAQILKRCYGELLPSGAFPYAYLFFDLPREFVDVNVHPQKKEVRFLSEETITGILFQGITEVLRTSTPVEFLEMRRRLSMPIPYENRGGESTFGSGFGGPGFGFGVGQGMFGNLQTEGESLIGPSSIEGRQGFSLEGIGAGTNLHLLGENLTKHNLFVPKKHYGVLFETFILAEAEDGLYIIDQHTAHERIRYEEVLRDLKSKAYKSQSLLTPIRLELTKEEAEEMLEEKHRFSELGITLEPFSGGTILIREVPSYIDPGKETETILDLWERFKQKDPEDKELYDEMAKCVACRSAIKKGDQVSDPIIGELLQRLSYCENPSLCPHGRPTLIKLTRKDLETMFHRI; encoded by the coding sequence ATGGGCATCATTCATTCACTTTCGGCGGATCTTATCAACCAAATTGCCGCCGGAGAGGTGATTGAGTCTACCCATTCTATCCTCAAAGAACTCATCGAAAATTCTATCGATGCCGGTGCTAGCAAAATTGAAATTGCTACCGATTCAGCAGGTTTTGGACGTATCCTTGTCTCCGACAATGGACATGGAATCCAAAAAGAGGATTTGCCTCTTGCCATCAAACGTTATGCCACTTCCAAAATCCAAGACTTCCATGACTTAGAACATCTCTTTACCTTTGGGTTTCGGGGAGAGGCTCTTGCCTCCATTGCTTCTGTATCTCGGATGGTTTTGGAATCTGGTACTGAGGGAAACCGCACCGCTTACCGAGTCACAGTGGAAGAGGGAAAAATCGTAAAAGAAGAAGAGATTCCTTTTTTTCTGGGAACCAAAATTGAAATCAAAGATTTATTTTATAATACTCCCGTTAGGCGAAAATTCTTAAAAACCGAAACCGGGGAAGAGAAAAAAAACAGGGCCCGCGTCCAAACGATGGCAGTTTCTGAACCGAGTATTGGATTTAGGTATTTGCAGAATGGAAAGGAAGTTTTGAATGTGGTTCCAGAAGAAGGCCTAGAACGAGTGTTATCTGTTTATGGCGAAAACTTACGTGACCACCTATTACCAGTGAATTCCAGTCGGAATGGGATGACCCTTCGTGGTTGGATTTCTCATCCTGATTTTTATAAATCGTCTCGCACCGGACAATTTTTCTTTGTAAACAACCGTTCTGTGGAATTAAAGTTTTCAGCTCAAATTCTCAAACGTTGTTACGGGGAACTCCTTCCTAGTGGTGCCTTTCCTTACGCCTATTTATTTTTTGATCTCCCTCGTGAGTTTGTGGATGTGAATGTCCATCCCCAAAAAAAGGAAGTTCGGTTTTTATCTGAAGAAACCATCACAGGAATTCTATTCCAAGGGATCACAGAAGTTCTACGGACCTCGACCCCTGTGGAATTTTTAGAAATGCGCCGACGACTTTCTATGCCCATTCCTTATGAAAATCGGGGAGGGGAATCAACTTTTGGATCTGGATTCGGTGGCCCTGGATTTGGGTTTGGTGTTGGCCAAGGGATGTTTGGGAATCTCCAAACAGAGGGTGAGTCACTCATTGGTCCAAGTTCCATTGAAGGAAGACAAGGGTTTTCATTAGAAGGAATTGGTGCTGGAACCAACTTGCATTTATTAGGTGAAAATCTTACCAAGCACAATTTGTTTGTCCCAAAAAAACACTACGGAGTTTTATTTGAAACCTTCATTCTCGCAGAAGCAGAGGACGGGCTTTATATCATCGACCAACATACAGCCCACGAAAGGATTCGTTACGAAGAAGTTTTGCGAGACCTAAAGTCCAAAGCCTATAAATCCCAAAGCCTACTCACACCCATTCGTTTAGAACTCACGAAAGAAGAAGCGGAAGAAATGTTAGAAGAAAAACATAGGTTCTCCGAACTCGGGATCACTCTGGAACCATTTTCCGGGGGCACCATTCTCATCCGAGAAGTCCCATCTTATATCGATCCCGGTAAAGAAACCGAAACCATTTTGGATTTATGGGAAAGGTTCAAACAAAAAGACCCGGAAGACAAAGAACTCTATGATGAAATGGCCAAATGTGTGGCCTGTCGCTCAGCCATCAAAAAAGGAGACCAGGTCTCGGATCCCATCATCGGGGAATTGTTACAAAGATTGTCCTATTGTGAAAACCCCTCCCTTTGTCCCCACGGTCGGCCAACTCTCATCAAACTCACAAGAAAAGATCTAGAAACGATGTTTCATAGGATCTAA
- a CDS encoding RNA polymerase sigma factor, producing the protein MPRPLEGKNMTLREKEKILLQKIKAGDPTAYMTLVSPFRERLFRKAVSMVKDGDDAEDIVQDALISGYKSIQNFRAEAGVYTWLYRIVVNKSKDLLAKKKRGREKPMDDSGDNQFVDSRVGYEKKLELSEESRYLMDKIALLEDSYKQVLELRYFENLSYNEIAEIMECNVGTVKSRLFKAKEFLKHLIQKDEKGEGFFEK; encoded by the coding sequence ATGCCACGCCCCCTAGAAGGCAAAAATATGACCCTGCGGGAGAAGGAAAAAATCCTCCTCCAAAAAATCAAAGCAGGGGATCCGACTGCCTACATGACCTTAGTGTCCCCATTTCGGGAACGATTGTTCCGCAAAGCTGTCTCTATGGTAAAAGATGGAGACGATGCGGAGGATATCGTCCAAGACGCCCTGATTTCCGGTTATAAATCCATCCAAAACTTTCGCGCTGAGGCCGGAGTTTATACCTGGCTCTACCGCATTGTGGTGAATAAGTCCAAGGATTTACTTGCCAAGAAGAAAAGAGGTAGGGAAAAACCTATGGATGACTCGGGAGATAACCAATTTGTGGATTCTCGTGTCGGATATGAAAAAAAATTGGAACTTTCTGAAGAGTCTCGTTATCTAATGGATAAGATTGCACTCTTAGAAGATTCCTACAAACAGGTTTTGGAACTTCGTTATTTCGAAAATCTTTCGTATAACGAAATTGCTGAAATCATGGAATGTAATGTAGGTACGGTTAAGAGTCGTCTCTTCAAGGCCAAGGAGTTTTTGAAGCACCTCATCCAGAAAGACGAAAAGGGAGAAGGGTTCTTTGAAAAATAA
- a CDS encoding LIMLP_12425 family protein translates to MSLKDWFRSQYPGLFTDETDNVVLENKICSLFQRVKEKEDTILPRMSQDFDTRLLNLLESVTFDKPNQKISFTFRDLIENRTVQYSFSAVMAISLVFVLATRNSQEPTLAGNDSAGVVIEQNNYQNEPTSLDLNESFQKRELLDHLRSAPGAVYGLRELELYYEKTGRESAADELRLLIESVER, encoded by the coding sequence ATGAGTTTAAAAGATTGGTTTCGTTCACAATATCCGGGTCTCTTTACAGATGAGACAGACAATGTAGTTTTGGAAAATAAGATTTGTTCTCTTTTTCAAAGGGTTAAGGAAAAGGAAGATACCATCCTTCCGCGAATGTCCCAAGACTTTGACACACGTCTCCTGAACCTATTAGAATCCGTCACCTTTGACAAACCCAACCAAAAGATCTCCTTCACTTTTCGCGATTTAATCGAAAACCGAACGGTTCAATATTCTTTTTCTGCGGTGATGGCAATTAGCCTAGTGTTTGTTCTTGCCACTCGCAATTCCCAAGAGCCTACTCTTGCGGGGAATGACAGTGCTGGTGTTGTGATTGAACAAAACAACTACCAAAATGAACCTACCAGTCTTGATCTAAACGAATCCTTCCAAAAACGTGAGTTATTGGATCATTTACGTTCCGCTCCCGGTGCTGTGTATGGGCTTCGTGAATTAGAATTGTATTATGAAAAAACAGGAAGAGAGTCTGCTGCAGATGAACTTCGTCTTTTAATTGAATCTGTCGAAAGATAG
- the hpf gene encoding ribosome hibernation-promoting factor, HPF/YfiA family gives MKINYTWKHLDRSEAAEKYADEKLERVTKYVQKIVSCEVSFEAIHGEISSNLKLHADGTNFNAHNQDKDVYVCIDGLEDKILSQVSKHHDKKSQH, from the coding sequence ATGAAAATCAATTATACCTGGAAACACTTAGACCGCTCCGAAGCCGCTGAAAAATATGCGGATGAAAAACTAGAAAGAGTTACAAAATACGTTCAAAAAATCGTATCCTGCGAAGTATCATTTGAAGCCATTCATGGAGAAATTAGCTCTAACTTAAAGTTACACGCTGATGGAACCAATTTTAACGCTCACAACCAAGACAAAGATGTATATGTTTGTATCGATGGATTGGAAGACAAAATCCTTTCTCAAGTAAGCAAACACCACGATAAAAAAAGCCAACACTAA